In a genomic window of Gloeocapsopsis dulcis:
- the hisB gene encoding imidazoleglycerol-phosphate dehydratase HisB yields the protein MQVSSALGQGDTLSEISNITVARTASIHRTTGETDVQVNLNLDGTGKCTAATGIPFLDHMLHQIASHGLIDLDVQATGDLEIDDHHTNEDVGITLGQALHKALGDRKGIIRFGNFLAPLDEALIQVVLDFSGRPHLSYGLQIPTQRVGTYDTQLVREFFVAIVNHSQMTLHIRQLDGINSHHIIEATFKAFARAMRMAVEVDPRRAGAIPSSKGVL from the coding sequence ATGCAGGTAAGCAGTGCTCTAGGTCAGGGTGACACCCTCAGCGAAATTTCCAATATCACAGTAGCTCGGACTGCCTCAATTCACCGCACTACAGGTGAAACTGATGTCCAAGTGAATTTGAATCTCGACGGTACAGGAAAGTGTACAGCAGCAACTGGCATTCCGTTTCTCGATCATATGCTGCATCAAATCGCGTCGCATGGTTTGATTGACTTAGACGTGCAAGCAACCGGCGATCTGGAAATTGACGATCACCACACCAACGAAGATGTTGGCATTACTCTAGGACAAGCGCTTCATAAAGCGTTAGGCGATCGCAAAGGCATCATCCGCTTTGGCAACTTTCTCGCGCCCTTAGACGAGGCTTTAATTCAAGTCGTGCTAGACTTCTCGGGACGTCCTCATCTGAGCTACGGCTTACAAATTCCGACTCAGCGTGTTGGCACATACGATACTCAACTGGTGCGGGAATTTTTTGTGGCGATCGTCAACCATAGTCAAATGACACTGCACATTCGCCAACTTGATGGTATTAACTCACATCACATTATTGAAGCTACCTTTAAAGCGTTCGCCAGAGCCATGCGCATGGCGGTAGAAGTCGATCCCCGCCGTGCAGGTGCAATTCCTAGCTCAAAGGGGGTTTTGTAA
- the fabI gene encoding enoyl-ACP reductase FabI, with translation MLDLNGKNALVTGIANNRSIAWGIAQQLHKAGANIGVSYLPDEKGKMEKKVAELVEPLNPSLFVPCDVQNEAQIESTFATIQEKWSKLDILIHCLAFANKEDLSGEFSHTSRSGFAKALEISTYSLIQLSGAAKPLMTEGGSIVTLTYLGGDRVVPNYNVMGVAKAGLEMSVRYLASELGSQNIRVNAISAGPIRTLASSAVGGILDMIHHVEEVAPLRRTVTQIEVGNAAAFLCSDLASGITGQVLYVDAGYQIMGM, from the coding sequence ATGCTTGATTTAAATGGAAAAAATGCCTTAGTAACTGGCATTGCTAACAATCGCTCGATCGCCTGGGGAATTGCTCAACAACTGCACAAAGCAGGAGCCAATATTGGGGTAAGCTACCTTCCTGATGAGAAGGGAAAGATGGAAAAAAAAGTGGCAGAACTTGTAGAACCACTTAATCCCAGCTTATTTGTTCCCTGCGATGTTCAAAACGAGGCACAGATTGAGTCTACATTTGCCACAATTCAAGAAAAATGGAGCAAACTTGATATTCTGATTCATTGTCTTGCTTTTGCCAACAAAGAAGACTTAAGTGGTGAATTTAGCCATACTTCACGCTCTGGTTTTGCTAAAGCTTTAGAAATTAGCACCTATTCACTTATTCAGTTAAGTGGAGCTGCTAAACCCTTAATGACAGAAGGCGGAAGTATTGTGACATTGACATATCTCGGTGGCGATCGCGTAGTACCCAACTATAACGTCATGGGAGTTGCCAAAGCCGGATTAGAAATGAGTGTCCGCTATTTAGCCTCAGAACTCGGTTCGCAAAATATTCGTGTCAATGCCATTTCAGCAGGACCTATCCGCACTCTTGCCTCTTCAGCAGTTGGTGGGATTTTGGATATGATTCACCACGTTGAAGAAGTTGCTCCGTTGCGGCGTACCGTTACTCAAATTGAAGTTGGTAATGCAGCAGCCTTCTTGTGTAGCGATCTTGCTAGCGGTATTACTGGTCAGGTTTTGTATGTCGATGCTGGATATCAAATTATGGGAATGTAA
- the ntcA gene encoding global nitrogen regulator NtcA yields MVVTQDRPLAAVFRQVGAGSFPPVVETFERGKTIFFPGDPAERVYFLIKGAVKLSRVYEAGEEITVALLRENSVFGVLSLLTGNRSDRFYHAVAFTPVELLSAPIEQVEQSLKDNPELSMLMLRGLSSRILQTEMMIETLAHRDMGSRLVSFLLILCRDFGVPNADGITIDLKLSHQAIAEAIGSTRVTVTRLLGDLRQENMISIHKKKITVHNPVALSQQFS; encoded by the coding sequence ATGGTCGTGACGCAAGATAGACCGCTAGCAGCTGTATTTCGTCAGGTGGGGGCTGGTTCGTTTCCACCAGTTGTAGAAACCTTTGAAAGAGGTAAAACTATATTTTTTCCTGGCGATCCAGCAGAACGAGTTTATTTTCTCATTAAAGGTGCAGTTAAGCTTTCGCGGGTTTATGAGGCTGGAGAGGAAATCACGGTGGCGCTGCTGCGCGAAAACAGCGTTTTTGGGGTATTGTCACTGCTAACAGGAAACCGATCTGATCGGTTTTATCATGCTGTGGCTTTTACACCTGTAGAGTTGTTATCAGCACCAATAGAGCAAGTAGAACAATCTTTAAAAGATAATCCTGAGTTATCTATGTTGATGCTGCGAGGTTTATCTTCACGGATCTTACAGACCGAAATGATGATTGAAACTTTAGCGCACCGCGATATGGGTTCTCGATTGGTGAGCTTTTTATTAATTTTGTGTCGCGACTTTGGTGTTCCCAATGCAGATGGAATCACAATTGACTTGAAGTTGTCGCACCAAGCGATCGCCGAAGCAATTGGTTCGACGCGTGTAACTGTCACAAGACTACTAGGAGACTTGCGTCAAGAGAATATGATTTCAATTCATAAGAAAAAAATTACAGTACACAATCCAGTTGCTTTGAGTCAACAGTTTAGTTGA
- a CDS encoding DUF3084 domain-containing protein has product MTTGYILVAAILILGGVIATVGDRLGTRVGKARLSLFNLRPRNTAVVITILTGSIISASTLAILFAADERLRTGVFELEEIQSELRDRRQQLEATTEEKTQVQQALVQARTEQRAEQREAQRREAEAQQRLEAINESLQTARAQQAQTQAQLNRTQARQAQTQAQLNRTQEQLSQVSAQFQQAQTRLRTVSQRAKELRAEIQQVQAELQQLTEQRDQLRAQIAKRDQEIAKLDESITQRDQVIAQRESLLKQLETQQNYLEQEAQNLERNLQVLRRGNVALFRGQVLAGGVVRIVDPKAARQAVDQLLGEANRTAVRFTQPGIEQNEQVVNISAAQVDQLIKQIDDGRDYVVRIMSAGNYVLGERSVQVIADAAQNQVVFRPGDVLAAISANPATMSDTELRQRVELLLGASNFRAQRAGILGDTIQIGDNRIETLIGFIDQLKQYNLPVEIQAVAAEVTYTSGPLKVELLAMQNGQVVFRT; this is encoded by the coding sequence ATGACCACCGGATACATCTTAGTTGCAGCAATTTTAATTTTAGGAGGCGTAATTGCAACGGTGGGCGATCGCCTAGGCACGCGAGTTGGTAAAGCGCGTTTAAGCTTATTTAATCTTCGCCCCCGTAACACTGCTGTCGTCATCACTATTTTGACTGGAAGTATTATTTCTGCTTCTACTTTGGCAATTTTATTTGCTGCAGATGAGCGGTTACGTACTGGAGTCTTTGAACTTGAAGAAATTCAAAGTGAACTGCGAGACAGACGTCAACAACTTGAAGCAACAACTGAAGAAAAAACGCAAGTCCAACAAGCATTAGTCCAAGCAAGAACAGAACAACGAGCAGAACAACGAGAAGCCCAAAGACGCGAAGCAGAAGCGCAGCAACGTCTAGAGGCAATTAATGAATCGCTACAAACAGCACGGGCACAACAAGCACAGACACAAGCACAACTCAATCGCACACAAGCCAGACAAGCACAGACACAAGCACAACTCAATCGCACACAAGAACAACTAAGTCAGGTTTCTGCTCAGTTTCAGCAAGCACAAACAAGGTTAAGAACTGTTTCTCAGCGAGCCAAAGAATTGCGTGCAGAAATTCAACAAGTACAAGCAGAATTGCAGCAGTTAACCGAGCAGCGAGATCAGCTAAGAGCACAGATTGCTAAGCGGGATCAAGAAATTGCCAAGCTAGATGAAAGTATTACCCAACGGGATCAAGTAATTGCGCAACGAGAAAGTCTTCTCAAACAATTAGAAACTCAGCAGAACTATCTAGAACAAGAAGCACAAAACTTAGAAAGAAACTTACAAGTATTACGGCGCGGAAATGTTGCTTTGTTCCGAGGACAAGTTTTGGCTGGTGGCGTTGTGCGGATTGTCGATCCCAAAGCTGCTCGTCAAGCAGTCGATCAACTGTTGGGAGAAGCAAATAGAACTGCGGTGAGATTTACTCAACCAGGAATCGAGCAAAATGAACAAGTGGTAAATATCTCTGCTGCACAAGTTGACCAATTGATCAAGCAGATTGATGATGGGCGTGACTATGTTGTCCGAATCATGTCAGCAGGTAACTATGTTTTGGGAGAAAGATCAGTCCAAGTGATTGCAGATGCTGCCCAAAACCAAGTGGTTTTTCGCCCTGGAGATGTCTTAGCTGCCATTTCTGCTAATCCTGCTACTATGTCAGACACAGAACTGAGGCAAAGGGTAGAACTCCTGTTAGGAGCTTCTAATTTTCGGGCACAACGAGCAGGTATTTTAGGCGATACAATCCAAATAGGAGACAATCGTATTGAAACACTGATTGGTTTTATAGATCAATTGAAGCAATACAATCTCCCAGTAGAAATTCAAGCAGTAGCCGCAGAGGTTACTTACACGTCGGGACCTTTAAAGGTGGAATTATTAGCAATGCAAAATGGGCAAGTCGTATTTCGCACCTAA
- a CDS encoding pre-16S rRNA-processing nuclease YqgF, with translation MQPTILGFDPGRDKCGIAVMGLDRKLYYHQVVLATEAIAAIEQLREQFPISLVVIGDQTTAKNWTQKLKTELSEPPSIVMVDERYTSLEARDRYWQMFPPQGLQQLLPRGLRQPPKPIDDIVAILLIERYLNRLAQ, from the coding sequence ATGCAGCCAACAATTTTGGGTTTTGATCCAGGGCGAGATAAGTGTGGAATAGCAGTTATGGGATTAGATCGCAAACTGTACTATCATCAAGTTGTCTTAGCCACAGAGGCGATCGCTGCTATCGAACAACTCCGCGAACAATTCCCTATTTCTCTGGTTGTCATTGGAGATCAAACAACTGCCAAAAACTGGACGCAGAAATTAAAAACAGAACTATCTGAACCACCATCTATTGTGATGGTTGATGAAAGATATACCAGCTTGGAAGCACGCGATCGCTACTGGCAAATGTTTCCCCCCCAAGGACTGCAACAATTATTACCGCGCGGTTTACGCCAACCACCAAAACCTATCGATGATATTGTCGCCATTCTGTTAATTGAACGATATCTCAATCGGCTAGCACAGTAA
- a CDS encoding DUF3146 family protein: MSRKHLPETTAHVRITRQSWQYGLLEGEVRAGDFEWQFQWCFRRGELSVKPSQGRALIKEPLGRFLEQKDYQLEPGGDYAFTIRAEL; encoded by the coding sequence GTGAGTCGTAAGCATTTACCTGAAACTACTGCCCATGTTAGAATTACGCGACAGTCCTGGCAGTATGGCTTGCTCGAAGGGGAAGTAAGAGCTGGAGATTTTGAATGGCAGTTTCAATGGTGTTTTCGGCGCGGTGAACTGTCTGTCAAACCTTCTCAAGGTCGTGCTCTCATCAAAGAACCGCTAGGACGCTTTTTAGAACAGAAAGATTATCAACTCGAACCAGGAGGAGACTACGCTTTTACTATCCGTGCGGAACTTTAG
- a CDS encoding GTP-binding protein — protein sequence MPSKSFGDNSSLLDAWDDADLDQAISSVAEIQAELNYQQAKVTLHNLVTKLDLTSQERRGLEAEIQQLETMLGNLERRVLQIAAFGMVGRGKSSLLNALVGQPVFATGPLHGVTRTASRVAWSVSEESINGDRYQKATFTGAGAAQIELIDTPGLDEVDGETRAELARQIAAQADLILFAVAGDITQVEHGALSQLREAGKPILLVFNKIDQYPQADRMAIYHKIRDERVRELLSPDEIVMAAASPLVRTAVQRADGTRGVQLQASTPQMEELKLKILEIMHREGKALVALNSMLYADNINEQLVQRKLEIRDRSANELIWRAVMTKATAIALNPLTVVDLVSGAVIDIALILSLSKLYDLPMTQTGAAGLLQKIAISMGGISISELLANLGLSSLKSLLGLSATATGGLSLGPYVSIALTQAGVAGVSSYGIGQVTKTYLANGATWGPEGPKAVVQSILASLDETSIISRIKDELRSKLGARSEG from the coding sequence ATGCCATCAAAATCTTTTGGAGACAACTCTTCCCTCTTAGATGCTTGGGATGATGCAGATTTAGATCAGGCAATTTCGAGTGTTGCTGAAATTCAAGCAGAGTTGAACTACCAACAAGCAAAAGTTACTTTGCACAATTTAGTCACAAAACTCGATTTGACTTCTCAAGAGCGTCGTGGTTTAGAAGCCGAGATTCAACAATTAGAAACGATGCTTGGTAATTTAGAGCGTCGAGTGTTACAAATTGCTGCCTTTGGTATGGTAGGTCGCGGGAAGTCATCTTTACTCAACGCTTTAGTAGGACAACCAGTATTTGCAACTGGTCCACTGCATGGGGTAACACGTACTGCATCACGGGTAGCCTGGAGCGTTAGTGAAGAAAGTATCAATGGCGATCGCTATCAAAAAGCAACGTTCACGGGTGCGGGGGCTGCTCAAATTGAACTGATTGATACTCCAGGTTTAGACGAGGTTGATGGTGAAACTCGCGCTGAGTTAGCAAGACAAATTGCTGCACAAGCTGATTTAATTTTGTTCGCCGTTGCTGGTGATATAACGCAGGTAGAGCATGGGGCTTTGTCACAACTGCGGGAAGCTGGTAAACCAATTTTGCTTGTCTTCAACAAGATAGACCAGTATCCGCAAGCAGACCGCATGGCAATTTATCACAAAATTCGTGACGAGCGCGTGCGAGAGTTGCTGTCACCTGACGAAATTGTGATGGCGGCTGCTTCTCCGTTAGTGAGAACAGCAGTGCAACGTGCTGATGGGACGCGCGGCGTACAGTTACAGGCAAGCACACCTCAAATGGAGGAACTCAAGCTGAAAATCTTAGAAATTATGCATCGCGAGGGTAAAGCTTTAGTCGCACTCAACAGTATGCTTTATGCCGATAATATCAATGAGCAATTAGTCCAGCGCAAGCTCGAAATTCGCGATCGCAGTGCAAATGAACTCATTTGGCGTGCAGTAATGACTAAAGCAACAGCGATCGCTCTCAATCCTTTAACAGTTGTTGACCTGGTGAGTGGTGCAGTCATTGATATTGCCTTAATTCTGAGTTTGTCTAAACTTTACGATCTTCCTATGACTCAAACTGGTGCTGCTGGGCTATTACAAAAAATCGCCATCAGCATGGGTGGAATTAGTATCAGTGAACTCCTAGCAAACTTAGGACTCAGTTCGCTGAAATCTTTACTTGGTTTATCCGCGACTGCGACTGGTGGTCTTTCTTTAGGTCCTTATGTTTCTATTGCACTTACGCAAGCAGGAGTTGCGGGCGTATCATCTTATGGAATCGGACAAGTTACTAAGACTTACCTAGCTAATGGCGCGACTTGGGGACCCGAAGGCCCCAAGGCAGTTGTTCAAAGCATTTTGGCATCACTCGATGAAACTTCTATTATTAGTCGCATCAAAGATGAACTACGCAGTAAGTTAGGGGCGAGGAGCGAGGGGTGA
- a CDS encoding mechanosensitive ion channel: MNGTWQGIATMMKVPILDYQVLAQFQQAPGGQPLQQTGQAVQETVGVTTGLLAGLVAFLPSLLAALLVLIVGWIIAAIAKSLTRNLLNRTNLDNRIAGGLVGRTDSGDLPRVENLIANIVFWIIILFTAVAVLQALNLQAVSQPLNNFLNLVLGFIPRLVGAALLFGVAWLIATLVKLITVRGLQALRLDERLDQRAPDETREPNRMSLSETIGNALYWFIFLLFLIPVLDTLGLQQALLPVQNLVNEILLILPNILAAILIAAAGWLLATVVRRIVTNLLASTGVDQMGERFGLRRTRTSTSTQSLSGIIGTIVYVLILIPVAIAALNALRINAISVPAIAMLQQILNALPAIFTAALILILGYFLGRFVADLVTNILSSLGFDNIFSVIGLSGLHRRRTPTDVRRTEEVFVIPPPGSDQETVLQPERTTAESTAAAITTRTPSEAAGIITLVGIMLFATVAAVNILNIAALTLLVSGLIVIFGRILAGLIVFAIGLFLANLAYSLIVSSSGNRQAQLLGQVARIAIIVFVSALALQQIGIATEIVNLAFGLLLGAVAVAVAIAFGLGGRDIAAQQVRNVLSSFQEQRNQPPRS, encoded by the coding sequence ATGAATGGAACTTGGCAAGGCATAGCAACGATGATGAAAGTGCCAATTCTAGACTATCAAGTACTGGCACAATTTCAACAAGCGCCAGGAGGACAACCACTACAGCAAACAGGGCAAGCAGTACAAGAAACGGTGGGTGTCACAACTGGCTTACTAGCAGGCTTAGTTGCCTTTCTTCCTAGCTTACTAGCAGCCCTGTTAGTTTTGATCGTCGGCTGGATCATTGCAGCGATCGCGAAATCGCTCACAAGAAATCTCCTTAATCGTACCAATTTAGATAACCGAATTGCCGGAGGTCTTGTTGGACGTACTGACTCAGGAGATCTACCGCGTGTCGAAAATTTAATCGCCAATATCGTCTTCTGGATTATTATCCTATTTACTGCTGTCGCAGTTTTACAAGCATTAAATCTGCAAGCGGTATCGCAGCCACTGAACAATTTTCTTAATCTTGTTCTTGGCTTTATTCCTCGGTTGGTAGGAGCAGCATTACTCTTTGGTGTAGCGTGGCTGATTGCAACACTTGTCAAGTTAATCACAGTCCGAGGACTACAAGCATTGCGGCTGGATGAACGCTTAGACCAGCGTGCGCCCGACGAAACCCGCGAACCTAACCGGATGTCGCTGAGCGAAACGATTGGAAATGCGCTGTACTGGTTCATCTTTTTACTATTTCTCATTCCGGTTCTCGATACGCTAGGACTTCAGCAAGCACTGCTCCCAGTACAGAACTTGGTTAATGAGATTCTTTTAATCTTGCCAAATATTTTGGCAGCCATTTTAATTGCTGCTGCAGGTTGGTTACTCGCTACAGTTGTCCGCCGAATTGTCACCAACTTACTAGCGTCCACTGGAGTCGATCAAATGGGCGAGCGGTTCGGTTTACGAAGAACTCGAACCAGTACATCAACACAATCGCTCTCAGGGATTATTGGCACAATTGTTTACGTGCTGATTTTAATTCCAGTAGCAATTGCAGCATTAAATGCCCTGCGAATTAATGCGATTTCTGTGCCGGCGATCGCGATGCTGCAGCAAATCTTGAATGCGCTACCAGCAATCTTCACCGCTGCATTGATTCTCATTTTGGGTTATTTCCTGGGGCGCTTTGTTGCTGATCTTGTTACCAACATTCTCTCAAGCTTAGGTTTTGACAATATCTTCTCAGTCATCGGATTGTCTGGCTTGCACAGACGTCGTACTCCTACTGATGTGAGAAGAACTGAAGAAGTCTTCGTTATTCCACCTCCTGGTAGCGACCAAGAAACTGTATTGCAGCCTGAACGCACTACTGCTGAAAGCACCGCAGCAGCAATCACAACGCGCACCCCATCAGAAGCCGCCGGCATTATTACCTTAGTAGGGATTATGCTGTTTGCTACTGTAGCAGCAGTGAATATTTTAAATATTGCAGCGCTAACACTTCTTGTGAGCGGTTTAATTGTCATCTTCGGACGAATTTTAGCTGGCTTGATTGTATTTGCAATTGGTCTATTTCTTGCCAATCTTGCTTACAGTCTCATTGTTAGTTCCTCTGGCAACCGTCAGGCACAGCTTCTTGGTCAAGTGGCACGTATTGCGATCATTGTCTTTGTCTCTGCTTTGGCATTACAACAAATCGGAATTGCCACTGAGATTGTTAACTTAGCATTTGGGTTACTTTTAGGTGCTGTCGCTGTCGCTGTAGCGATCGCTTTTGGTTTAGGTGGTCGCGATATTGCCGCGCAACAAGTGCGTAATGTCTTAAGTTCCTTCCAAGAACAACGCAATCAACCACCACGTTCATAA
- a CDS encoding SRPBCC family protein, with the protein MSPRQVLEQSIDIDASPTVVDRCITDRTLMHRWLNPLLRCEPVGDWSTNVGSRSRFIIQIPLLKPALNNVVIERSPGVVVWQFQGFFHGCDRWECQPINQGTHLINHFEFEIPNTVVRWGFNTFAFALTQKDMQAQLHRLKRLAEQIEMK; encoded by the coding sequence ATGTCCCCTAGGCAAGTTTTAGAGCAATCAATTGATATCGATGCGAGTCCTACTGTAGTAGATCGTTGTATTACAGATCGCACGCTGATGCATCGTTGGTTGAATCCTCTGCTGCGCTGTGAGCCAGTAGGAGATTGGAGTACAAATGTGGGTAGCCGCAGTCGCTTTATTATTCAAATTCCGCTACTCAAACCTGCGCTTAATAATGTCGTGATTGAGCGATCGCCTGGGGTAGTCGTGTGGCAATTTCAAGGTTTCTTCCACGGATGCGATCGCTGGGAATGTCAACCTATAAATCAAGGTACGCATTTAATCAATCACTTTGAGTTTGAAATTCCAAATACTGTTGTTCGCTGGGGCTTTAACACGTTTGCCTTTGCTTTGACACAGAAAGATATGCAAGCTCAGTTACACCGCTTGAAGCGCTTGGCAGAGCAAATTGAGATGAAGTAG
- a CDS encoding SirB1 family protein: MDFPPARQYFYQETHQPDEQIDLAKAALYIAQEEYPHLELEEYLNALDTMAAEVQEQLPSERYPLRIVQTVNHYLYDDLGFTGNTSNYYDPRNSFFNDVIERRTGIPITLSLVYLEITKRIDFPMSGVGMPGHFLIRPNVQQMEIFVDPFNRGEILFLEDCQEKLSQIYGQPVTLQSSFLDVMSHRQFLARMLTNLKFAHLQKEQLTKALAAVERILLLFPELPTELRDRGLIYYQLGYWNAAVNDLQVYLEKVPYASDATVIRRLLNQLGSNF, translated from the coding sequence ATGGATTTCCCTCCAGCACGACAGTATTTTTACCAAGAAACTCATCAACCTGATGAGCAAATTGACTTAGCCAAAGCCGCACTTTACATCGCTCAAGAAGAATACCCGCACCTCGAGCTTGAAGAATACCTGAATGCACTTGATACCATGGCAGCAGAAGTACAAGAACAACTGCCTAGTGAACGCTATCCGCTGCGGATTGTTCAGACTGTCAATCATTACTTATATGATGATTTAGGATTTACTGGTAACACAAGTAACTATTATGACCCTCGCAACAGTTTTTTCAACGATGTCATTGAGCGGCGGACAGGAATTCCGATTACACTTTCTTTGGTTTACTTAGAAATCACTAAACGCATTGATTTTCCTATGTCGGGTGTTGGAATGCCAGGACATTTCCTGATTCGCCCTAATGTTCAACAAATGGAAATCTTTGTCGATCCGTTCAACCGTGGCGAGATCTTGTTTCTCGAAGATTGTCAAGAAAAACTCAGTCAAATTTATGGTCAACCAGTGACGCTGCAAAGTTCCTTTTTAGACGTTATGAGCCATCGGCAGTTTTTAGCACGAATGCTGACAAATCTTAAGTTTGCTCATCTTCAAAAAGAGCAATTAACAAAAGCACTCGCAGCAGTTGAGAGAATATTACTATTATTTCCTGAGCTACCGACAGAACTACGCGATCGCGGTTTGATTTATTATCAGCTAGGCTACTGGAATGCAGCAGTGAATGACTTACAAGTGTATCTAGAAAAAGTTCCTTATGCCTCAGATGCGACTGTCATTCGTCGTCTCTTAAATCAACTTGGTAGCAATTTCTAA